The genomic DNA ATATGGAGATGATAAAACATACTTCGATCTGATAGATAAACTCAAAATACAAAACGAATTAAATGTCAACCTAAGGTATATAAGGGATAATGAGGTTCAGCTATTCTTCTCAGCAGCAGATGTAAATATTCTCCCCTATAGATCAGCAACACAGAGTGGAATTCTTTCTATTGCCTATCATTTTGAATTACCCGTATTAGTAACTGATGTAGGTAGCTTAAAACAAGCCGTAGATTCTAGCAAGAGTGGGATGATTATTCCAAAAGCTGAAGCAGATATGATTGCTGAATCAGTAATTGAATTCTTTAATTTAGGTCAGGAAAAACACTTTATTTCGAATATTCAGGAATACAAGAAATCAAATTCCTGGAAAAATTTGGCCAAAAATATAATTGCTTTTATCAATGAACTCTAGTGGCTTATTACAAGAACTAAAATGTATTCAATAGAAAAAATCAAGATAATTCGATGAACACATACCCTTTCATATTGTCTCTTTTCCTACTCTTTGCATGTTCTCAGAAGCCTATTGAAAATTCGGTAGAGCAGCAACCCACAGGTGCTGAAGATAACAAAATCGTCAAAGTAGAACTTCAAACAATATTGGATTCTGCTCATGTTTCAGGCTCAATTTTAATTTATAATCAGAAAGATGATGAGTATTATTCCAATGATTTTGAATGGGCTCAAAAAGGCTTTTTACCAGCATCTACTTTCAAGATTTGCAACTCTATTATAGCACTTGAAACAGGAGTAGTTGAAAATGATAGCACCATGTTCATTTGGAATGGTGTAGAAAGGAATATGGATATTTGGGAACAGGATTTAATATTCAGAGATGCCTTTCATTTTTCATGCGTACCTTGTTATCAGGATATTGCCCGACAAATTGGGGTTGAACGAATGAACGAATATTTGAAAAAATTTGAATATGGAAACATGAAAGTTGACTCAAGTTCAATTGACCTTTTCTGGTTAGAAGGAGAATCCAAAATAAGTCAGTATCAACAAATTGATTTCCTTAAACGATTTTACAACAAAGAACTCCCTATTTCAGATCGCACTTTTACCATTATGAAAAGACTCATGCTGTTAGCCGAAAAAGAAGAATTCAAAATAAGTGGCAAAACGGGTTGGTCGATTCGTAATGGAAATAACAATGGTTGGTTTATTGGATATCTCGAAAAAGGAAGTGAAGTGTATTTTTTCGCCACCAACATAACACCTGATCAAGAATTTGATTTAAGTTTGTTCCCAGTAATCCGAAAAGATATTAGCATGAAGGCATTGCAACTACTTAAGATTATTGAATAGAGGTGTTTCCCTCAAAACATCAGCTACCCTTCAATATTTTTCTAACATTCCTTTATTACCTAATTTTATTTTTCAATTTTTGAGCTAATGAACCAAATCAAAGAAAAACTAAGCGGAAAAAACAAGGAACACATTCCAAACATTGCTTTCCGTATGATGACATCTATTATGCGAATAATGGATTTTTGGGGAAACAACTCAAACAAAAATTTCGAAACTCTTAACCTGAAGAAAGGACAAACCGTAATTGATTATGGCTGTGGTCCTGCCAGATATATCAGAAATACTTCTATTGCTGTTGGTGATTCAGGAAAAGTAATTGCTGTTGATATTCATCCGCTCGCCATCAAAACAGTTCAAGCTAAAATTGAAAAATACAATCTGAATAATGTTGAAGCAGTTTTAGCTAATGGATATAATACACCAATACAAAATGAAACTGCAGATGTTGTTTTAGCACTGGACATGTTTCACATGATTGAACAGCCAACTGAGCTTTTGCATGAATTTAGCCGGGTGTTAAAATCTGATGGAGTTGCTATTATTGAAGACGGACATCAAAAGCGATCTGAAACAATTCGAAAAATTGAAAAATCAAACATTTTCACAATCGTTCAGGAAAACAAATTTCATGTAAGATGCAAAAAGACGCAATCTGATAAATAGCCCTAGTTAATCGTAACTTGCAGCTATGATTCTACATATCATTTAATCCGATTGCAAATCGGACCTACAATTCTACAACTTCTCAATAAACTCAATAAGTAACTTAAAAGAAGCATTGTAACCCATCATGCTAACATTGGAAGGCACATTCCCTACTCTGGATTAAGTTTGCAACTTAATCCCATCCTAGTAAATCACTAGTAAATTTAATAAAAAAACAAATATATCAGAGGTCTAAGTTACAAAATTAGACCAGTAGAGGGGCATTTTTGAATTAGACAAATAATCGCATAACCCATGTTAATCGTAGCTTGCAGCTACGATTCATCATATTATAAATCTGAATGATATAGGAATTGGCTCATTTACAAACTTAAGCCAGAAGTGAAATAACTCAAAACAAGCACATTAAATGAAGCCTAAAAATCTAAAAAATCATTTTA from Bacteroidota bacterium includes the following:
- the blaOXA gene encoding class D beta-lactamase — encoded protein: MNTYPFILSLFLLFACSQKPIENSVEQQPTGAEDNKIVKVELQTILDSAHVSGSILIYNQKDDEYYSNDFEWAQKGFLPASTFKICNSIIALETGVVENDSTMFIWNGVERNMDIWEQDLIFRDAFHFSCVPCYQDIARQIGVERMNEYLKKFEYGNMKVDSSSIDLFWLEGESKISQYQQIDFLKRFYNKELPISDRTFTIMKRLMLLAEKEEFKISGKTGWSIRNGNNNGWFIGYLEKGSEVYFFATNITPDQEFDLSLFPVIRKDISMKALQLLKIIE
- a CDS encoding methyltransferase domain-containing protein, which encodes MNQIKEKLSGKNKEHIPNIAFRMMTSIMRIMDFWGNNSNKNFETLNLKKGQTVIDYGCGPARYIRNTSIAVGDSGKVIAVDIHPLAIKTVQAKIEKYNLNNVEAVLANGYNTPIQNETADVVLALDMFHMIEQPTELLHEFSRVLKSDGVAIIEDGHQKRSETIRKIEKSNIFTIVQENKFHVRCKKTQSDK
- a CDS encoding glycosyltransferase; this translates as YGDDKTYFDLIDKLKIQNELNVNLRYIRDNEVQLFFSAADVNILPYRSATQSGILSIAYHFELPVLVTDVGSLKQAVDSSKSGMIIPKAEADMIAESVIEFFNLGQEKHFISNIQEYKKSNSWKNLAKNIIAFINEL